A portion of the Helicobacter pylori NQ4053 genome contains these proteins:
- a CDS encoding 2-oxoacid:acceptor oxidoreductase family protein gives MEAQLRFTGVGGQGVLLAGEILAEAKIVSGGYGTKTSTYTSQVRGGPTKVDILLDKDEIIFPYAKEGEIDFMLSVAQISYNQFKSDIKQGGIVVIDPNLVTPTKEDEEKYQIYKIPIISIAKDEVGNIITQSVVALAITVELTKCVEENIVLDTMLKKVPAKVAETNKKAFEIGKKHALEALKVRA, from the coding sequence GGCGTGCTGTTAGCGGGGGAAATTTTAGCTGAAGCTAAGATTGTGAGTGGGGGCTATGGCACCAAGACTTCCACCTACACTTCGCAAGTGCGTGGAGGGCCCACTAAGGTGGATATTTTGCTAGATAAAGATGAAATTATTTTCCCTTATGCTAAAGAGGGCGAGATTGATTTCATGCTTTCAGTCGCTCAAATCAGCTACAACCAGTTTAAAAGCGATATTAAACAAGGCGGTATCGTTGTCATTGATCCCAATTTGGTAACCCCTACTAAAGAAGACGAAGAAAAGTATCAAATTTATAAAATCCCCATTATCAGCATCGCTAAAGATGAAGTGGGTAACATTATCACGCAATCTGTGGTAGCGTTAGCCATTACCGTGGAGCTGACTAAATGCGTAGAAGAAAATATCGTGCTAGATACTATGCTTAAAAAAGTCCCTGCAAAAGTCGCTGAAACGAACAAAAAAGCCTTTGAAATTGGCAAAAAACATGCTTTAGAAGCTTTGAAAGTTAGGGCTTAA
- a CDS encoding DEAD/DEAH box helicase family protein, with protein MIFEKQDYQQECIYNIITLLDGFDFKRHDALNLKDCLSQFHAACEIPVKNLSGKLNVDILMETGTGKTFTYLNLIFALHKAYGQNKFIIFVPRKAILESVKQNIRLTKDYFYLEFKRHLKTYTYEGVKSPSNIINHYIKNQDELSVLLLTNSAIDKGEKNILNKNSENLFNTKSIFENIADLKPISIIDEPHLLKGEAFGKYFSKIGTLYFRFGATFAKEKEHALSNVAFCLDSISAFRNYLVKQVRVHSVMQDAQSPFLLNADSKSAKIAFYKAGIPKQITLSKGEDLGKINASFNGVSLVKTTKDKAYLSNGATLEKTSYKLAQDEISTLLEKAIDLHFEKEAFLFDQDIKALSLFFIPKIEDFRQIDNKGTPFIKTEFERLYKLKRTSILAKENLSPSYREYLKRDFDESGNLRVHQGYFSGDSIALNKGKKESNKENIEANDIKMILSEKEKLLSFQTPLRFIFSVWALQEGWDNPNIFTLVKLANSTSETSRHQQVGRGLRIALNQEGKRITHGFLKGNDNAFYKINYLDMLVSGEEVGFMEGLQKEIEASSFIGGGSTLDREILANLGLNERKINQFCDALETLNAVEFDETNNAYKIIAPICEIMQNNEERIKSFLSDEEYHAVLSAFKMAEDPTNKRDQIINANQPPEKVKIRQNLAKEFKELWQTINAQSHISYQNIQKTKLIESIAKAFNESHVMCEAIIFESKRYDPQTNRIITEQSSTLKIKNYANALQKEISALLLDFAKDERLPLKFTLELYNALNKEHFTNSPKKAFKLLKGIIKDKLHENLLSCVSYGFCQNAFSNTAFDKTDPLYFEDGSPKNEIEKHKLGKYKSTQAPSQNYLYETIIYDSKIEEEVSEERVQTLEGKRIEVFAKLPKFKIPTPYKNYEPDFAYLLKDEKGAKIFFVCETKGYDKESDIPPDEKRKMDYAKIFFETLSQNLKNAKKEIRVVFATRINKQDLLSALKNALKETP; from the coding sequence ATGATTTTTGAAAAGCAAGACTACCAACAAGAGTGTATCTACAATATCATCACGCTTTTAGACGGCTTTGATTTTAAGCGCCACGACGCCTTAAATCTAAAAGATTGTTTAAGTCAATTTCATGCTGCATGTGAAATTCCTGTCAAAAATTTAAGCGGCAAGCTTAATGTTGATATTTTAATGGAGACAGGCACGGGCAAGACTTTCACTTACTTGAATTTAATCTTTGCACTCCACAAGGCTTATGGGCAAAATAAATTCATCATCTTTGTCCCACGAAAAGCCATTTTGGAGTCGGTTAAGCAAAATATCCGCCTTACGAAAGATTATTTTTATTTAGAATTCAAACGCCACCTGAAAACCTACACTTATGAAGGGGTTAAATCGCCAAGCAATATTATCAACCATTACATTAAAAACCAAGATGAACTGAGTGTCTTGCTCCTCACTAACAGCGCGATTGACAAGGGCGAAAAAAACATACTCAATAAAAACAGCGAAAACCTTTTTAACACCAAAAGCATTTTTGAAAATATCGCTGATTTAAAGCCTATTTCTATCATAGACGAGCCGCATTTGCTTAAGGGTGAGGCGTTTGGTAAGTATTTTAGTAAAATAGGCACGCTTTATTTTCGCTTTGGGGCGACTTTTGCCAAAGAAAAAGAGCATGCTTTAAGCAATGTAGCCTTTTGTTTGGATTCAATCAGCGCGTTTAGAAATTACCTTGTCAAACAAGTCCGTGTCCATTCTGTCATGCAAGATGCGCAAAGCCCGTTTTTGCTCAATGCGGATTCAAAAAGCGCAAAAATTGCCTTTTACAAAGCGGGTATTCCTAAACAAATCACGCTTTCAAAGGGAGAGGATTTAGGCAAAATTAACGCTTCTTTTAACGGCGTTAGCTTGGTCAAAACCACCAAAGATAAGGCTTATTTGAGTAATGGCGCTACGCTTGAAAAGACTTCTTATAAACTCGCGCAAGATGAAATCAGCACTCTTTTAGAAAAAGCCATTGACTTGCATTTTGAAAAAGAGGCGTTTTTATTTGACCAAGACATTAAAGCGTTAAGCCTGTTTTTTATCCCAAAAATTGAGGATTTTAGGCAAATTGATAACAAAGGCACGCCCTTTATTAAAACCGAATTTGAAAGGCTTTACAAACTCAAACGCACTTCAATTCTAGCAAAGGAAAATTTATCGCCAAGCTATAGAGAATATTTGAAAAGAGATTTTGATGAGAGCGGTAATTTACGCGTCCATCAAGGCTATTTTAGCGGCGATAGCATAGCGCTCAATAAAGGCAAAAAAGAAAGCAATAAAGAAAATATTGAAGCCAACGACATTAAAATGATTTTAAGCGAAAAAGAAAAACTGCTTTCATTCCAAACGCCTTTGCGTTTTATTTTTAGCGTGTGGGCTTTGCAAGAGGGTTGGGATAATCCAAATATTTTTACCCTTGTTAAACTGGCAAACTCCACCAGCGAAACAAGCCGCCATCAGCAAGTGGGGCGCGGGTTAAGAATTGCGCTTAATCAAGAGGGCAAGCGCATTACGCATGGATTTTTAAAAGGCAATGACAACGCCTTTTATAAAATAAACTACCTTGATATGCTAGTGAGTGGCGAAGAAGTGGGCTTTATGGAGGGTTTGCAAAAAGAGATTGAAGCGAGCAGCTTTATTGGTGGTGGCAGCACGCTAGACAGAGAGATTTTAGCCAATTTAGGGCTTAATGAAAGAAAGATCAATCAATTTTGCGATGCATTAGAAACATTAAACGCCGTAGAATTTGACGAAACAAACAACGCTTACAAAATCATTGCCCCTATTTGCGAGATAATGCAAAACAACGAAGAAAGGATAAAAAGCTTTTTAAGCGATGAAGAATATCACGCCGTTTTAAGCGCCTTTAAAATGGCTGAAGATCCAACCAACAAGCGCGATCAAATTATAAACGCCAATCAGCCTCCAGAAAAAGTCAAAATCCGCCAAAATTTAGCTAAGGAATTTAAAGAGTTATGGCAAACCATCAATGCGCAAAGCCATATAAGCTATCAAAATATCCAAAAAACCAAGCTGATAGAATCTATCGCCAAAGCGTTTAATGAAAGCCATGTGATGTGTGAGGCAATCATTTTTGAAAGCAAAAGGTATGACCCACAAACCAACAGGATCATCACAGAGCAATCAAGCACCCTAAAAATCAAAAACTACGCTAACGCCTTACAAAAAGAAATAAGCGCGCTTCTGCTTGACTTTGCCAAAGATGAGCGCTTACCCTTAAAATTCACGCTTGAACTCTACAACGCTTTAAACAAAGAGCATTTTACAAACTCACCCAAAAAAGCCTTTAAATTGCTTAAAGGCATCATTAAAGATAAATTGCATGAAAACTTGCTTTCTTGCGTGAGTTATGGATTTTGCCAAAACGCCTTTTCTAACACGGCTTTTGATAAAACCGATCCGCTTTATTTTGAAGATGGCTCGCCCAAAAATGAGATTGAAAAACACAAATTAGGCAAATACAAAAGCACGCAAGCTCCAAGCCAAAACTATCTTTATGAGACGATCATTTATGATTCTAAAATTGAAGAAGAAGTGAGTGAAGAGCGGGTGCAAACACTGGAAGGTAAAAGAATAGAAGTTTTTGCCAAGCTCCCTAAATTTAAAATCCCAACGCCTTATAAAAACTATGAGCCTGATTTTGCTTATTTGCTTAAAGATGAAAAGGGTGCAAAAATCTTTTTTGTTTGCGAAACCAAAGGCTATGACAAAGAAAGCGATATCCCACCAGATGAAAAGCGTAAAATGGACTACGCTAAGATCTTTTTTGAAACGCTATCTCAAAATTTAAAGAACGCAAAAAAAGAAATACGAGTCGTTTTTGCCACACGCATTAACAAACAAGATTTATTGAGCGCGCTTAAAAACGCATTAAAGGAAACGCCATGA
- a CDS encoding site-specific DNA-methyltransferase — MTDKNQAKKMGINIIQSQQENNPLFDMLLKNFPQTIKDGQVSLSAIKMLLGFNESMNDISGYELTWTGKGLANALYSEPCQKQLKLQESFTPQTSANKHPNNAIIIGDNLDALKLLKSAYSEKIKMIYIDPPYNTGNDDFIYPDNFRQDYQKILREVGLMEIDENGKEKESESLKFFKNNQGSKTHSGWLSFMLPRLKLARDLLKEDGVIFISIDDNECANLKILCDEIFGEDNFVGDFIKQSKVGGGSDSKFIVKEHEYCLVYAKNINLTNEMFLKHDDDYLKRYKEIDDKGRFFWDTFSRRGLTNPIIYEIKAPDGTLIKDGWIRAEETFKKNYQDGEVRIIKIKDKWSVQFKQYLNLNGRKPRSMTTDFGGSIEGKNDIINLFDSDKIFSYPKSIKFISTLLKTRATSS, encoded by the coding sequence ATGACAGACAAAAATCAAGCCAAAAAAATGGGTATCAACATTATCCAAAGCCAGCAAGAAAATAACCCCCTTTTTGACATGCTTTTAAAGAACTTCCCGCAAACGATAAAAGACGGACAAGTGAGCTTAAGCGCTATCAAAATGCTTTTAGGCTTTAATGAAAGCATGAACGATATCAGCGGCTATGAGCTCACTTGGACGGGAAAAGGGCTTGCCAACGCTCTTTATTCTGAACCTTGCCAAAAACAACTCAAATTACAAGAAAGTTTTACGCCCCAAACTTCAGCCAACAAACACCCCAACAACGCTATTATCATAGGCGACAATCTTGATGCGCTCAAACTTTTAAAATCCGCTTACAGCGAAAAAATCAAAATGATTTACATTGATCCGCCCTACAACACTGGAAACGATGATTTTATTTATCCGGATAATTTCAGGCAAGATTATCAAAAGATTTTAAGGGAAGTGGGTTTAATGGAAATAGATGAAAACGGAAAGGAAAAAGAAAGCGAGAGCTTGAAATTTTTTAAAAACAATCAAGGGAGCAAGACGCATAGTGGTTGGCTCTCTTTCATGCTGCCTCGCCTAAAACTCGCGCGCGATTTGCTTAAAGAAGACGGCGTGATTTTTATCAGCATTGACGATAACGAATGCGCGAATTTAAAAATCTTGTGCGATGAGATTTTTGGGGAGGATAATTTTGTTGGAGACTTTATTAAGCAATCAAAAGTAGGAGGAGGCAGTGACTCTAAATTTATCGTAAAAGAACACGAATATTGTTTGGTTTATGCTAAAAATATAAATTTAACTAATGAAATGTTTTTAAAGCACGATGATGATTATCTCAAAAGATACAAAGAAATAGATGATAAGGGCAGATTTTTTTGGGATACTTTTTCAAGAAGAGGTTTAACAAATCCTATAATATATGAAATTAAAGCACCAGATGGAACTTTAATAAAAGATGGTTGGATTAGAGCAGAAGAAACATTTAAAAAAAATTATCAAGATGGTGAAGTTAGAATTATAAAAATTAAAGATAAATGGAGCGTTCAATTTAAGCAGTATTTAAATTTAAATGGTAGAAAACCCCGTAGTATGACAACTGATTTTGGCGGAAGTATTGAGGGCAAAAATGATATTATCAATTTATTTGATAGCGATAAAATATTTAGCTATCCAAAGTCTATAAAATTTATTTCAACATTACTTAAAACGAGGGCGACATCATCTTAG